The following are encoded in a window of Paramormyrops kingsleyae isolate MSU_618 chromosome 12, PKINGS_0.4, whole genome shotgun sequence genomic DNA:
- the LOC111833527 gene encoding neuronal acetylcholine receptor subunit alpha-9-II-like — protein sequence MENYSSALRPVEDTDEALNVTLQVTLSQIKDMDERNQVLITYLWIRQTWHDAYLKWNKEDYDGLEVIRIPSSLVWRPDIVLYNKADDDFSGPLDTNVVLRYNGEITWDSPAITKSSCVVDVSYFPFDSQHCNLTFGSWTYNGNQVDIAMGMDSGDLSDFVENVEWECQGMPAVKNVIMYGCCSDPYPDITYTVLLKRRSSFYIFNLLLPCLMISFLAPLGFYLPADSGEKVSLGVTVLLALTVFQLMVAESMPPSESVPLIGKYYIATMTMITASTALTIFIMNIHFCGAEAKPVPHWAKVIIIDYMSKIFFVYEVGENCTSPQTKEEEQHGHGKPQQQHGNAERKGHPVPRGCRRYEDFESSTNINGCLKEELCNPEKIDIYPCTCAGHAKIMRNVEYIANCFREQKATCAKGAEWKKVAKVMDRFFMWIFFIMVFLMSILVIGKAP from the exons ATGGAGAATTACTCCAGCGCCCTACGGCCGGTGGAGGACACGGACGAGGCTCTGAACGTCACTCTGCAGGTCACCCTCTCGCAGATCAAGGATATG GACGAGCGGAACCAGGTGCTGATTACGTACCTGTGGATCAGGCAGACCTGGCACGACGCCTACCTGAAGTGGAACAAGGAGGATTATGACGGCCTGGAGGTCATCCGCATCCCCAGCAGCCTCGTCTGGAGGCCGGACATCGTCCTTTACAACAA GGCTGACGATGACTTCTCCGGGCCGCTGGACACCAACGTGGTCCTTCGCTACAACGGCGAGATCACCTGGGACTCCCCGGCCATCACCAAGAGCTCCTGCGTGGTGGACGTGTCCTACTTCCCCTTCGACAGCCAGCACTGCAACCTCACGTTCGGCTCCTGGACGTACAACGGCAACCAGGTTGACATCGCCATGGGCATGGACAGCGGCGACCTGTCCGACTTCGTGGAGAACGTGGAGTGGGAGTGCCAGGGCATGCCGGCCGTCAAGAACGTCATCATGTACGGCTGCTGCTCCGATCCCTACCCCGACATCACCTACACCGTGCTCCTCAAGAGACGCTCCTCCTTCTACATCTTCAACCTGCTCCTCCCCTGCCTCATGATCTCCTTCTTGGCCCCGCTCGGCTTCTACCTGCCCGCCGACTCTGGGGAGAAGGTGTCCCTGGGGGTCACCGTGCTGCTGGCGCTCACCGTCTTCCAGCTCATGGTGGCTGAGAGCATGCCCCCCTCAGAGAGCGTCCCCCTCATTG GGAAGTACTACATAGCTACAATGACCATGATCACAGCCTCCACAGCGCTAACTATATTCATTATGAACATCCACTTCTGTGGAGCGGAGGCCAAGCCGGTCCCTCATTGGGCCAAGGTCATCATCATAGACTACATGTCCAAGATCTTCTTCGTGTACGAAGTCGGCGAGAACTGTACCTCTCCGCAGACCAAGGAGGAGGAGCAACACGGCCACGGTAAGCCCCAGCAGCAGCACGGCAATGCGGAGCGCAAAGGGCACCCGGTTCCTCGGGGCTGCAGGAGGTACGAGGACTTCGAGTCCAGCACCAACATCAACGGCTGCCTGAAGGAGGAGTTGTGCAACCCGGAGAAGATTGACATCTATCCGTGTACGTGCGCCGGCCACGCCAAGATCATGAGGAACGTTGAGTACATTGCCAACTGTTTCCGCGAGCAGAAAGCCACCTGTGCCAAGGGAGCTGAGTGGAAAAAGGTGGCCAAAGTCATGGACCGGTTCTTCATGTGGATCTTCTTCATCATGGTCTTCCTCATGAGCATTCTGGTCATAGGCAAAGCCCCATAA
- the LOC111832946 gene encoding rho-related GTP-binding protein RhoH-like has product MNEANGIQLKCVLVGDTAVGKTALLVRFSSETFPDSYKPTVYENMGVEVFMDGVPINLGLWDTAGADSFRQIRPMSYLQADVVLLCYSVANHSSFANVRHKWIGEVRQHLPEVPVLVVATQTDQREAGAHRASCTSSAEGKKLAHDIQARGYLECSALSNRGVQQVFECAVRTAIKQTKRRPHRRLLDINACRMF; this is encoded by the coding sequence ATGAACGAGGCCAACGGGATCCAGCTGAAGTGCGTGTTGGTGGGGGATACGGCCGTGGGGAAGACCGCGCTACTGGTGCGCTTCAGCTCGGAGACGTTCCCGGACAGCTACAAGCCGACCGTCTACGAGAACATGGGCGTGGAGGTCTTCATGGACGGCGTTCCGATCAACCTCGGCCTCTGGGACACGGCCGGAGCCGACAGCTTCCGGCAGATCCGTCCTATGTCCTACCTCCAAGCCGACGTGGTGCTCCTCTGCTACTCAGTGGCCAACCACAGCTCCTTCGCCAACGTGCGGCACAAGTGGATCGGCGAGGTGCGACAGCACCTCCCAGAGGTGCCCGTGCTGGTGGTGGCGACGCAGACGGACCAGCGCGAGGCGGGCGCGCACCGCGCCAGCTGCACGTCCTCCGCTGAGGGCAAGAAGCTGGCGCACGACATCCAGGCCAGGGGCTACCTGGAGTGCTCGGCGCTCAGCAACCGGGGCGTGCAGCAGGTGTTTGAGTGCGCCGTGCGGACCGCCATCAAGCAGACCAAGAGGCGACCACACAGGAGACTCTTGGATATAAACGCTTGCAGGATGTTCTAG